One Streptomyces sp. NBC_01217 genomic region harbors:
- a CDS encoding alpha/beta fold hydrolase, whose translation MEGDKYRFGEYELDLARHQLRRAGEAVHVEPRALDLLCHLVEHRDRVVPKTELLDEVWGDRFVSEAALTTALRTVRLAVGDTGSRQQVIRTVHRRGYQFVAAAAAAATVLEAGASAGPGQGDVVKSTVVGEPLGADCQTIRFCRADDGTRIAYASVGSGPPLLKAANWMSHLDLEWTTPVWSHWLGGLARKRRLIRYDERGCGLSDWVVPGFTFEDWVDDLETVVDAVGLDRFPLLGVSQGGAVAVAYAVRHPERVSRLILAGAYARGRQVRARSETESAEAALDLDVARVGWIHQDPRFLRVFASQFLPDGTPEDWEEFTAFQRQTTSPSNGVHFLEEFARIDVSDIAHRVACPTLILHSRDDERVPVSQANELAALIPDSRLVLLKSRSHLLTAYEPAWDEFLSHIDAFLTE comes from the coding sequence GTGGAGGGGGACAAGTATCGCTTTGGGGAGTACGAGCTGGACCTGGCTCGGCACCAGCTCCGACGGGCAGGTGAGGCGGTCCACGTCGAGCCCCGGGCCCTGGACCTGCTGTGTCACCTGGTCGAGCACCGGGACCGGGTGGTGCCGAAGACCGAGCTGCTCGACGAGGTGTGGGGGGATCGTTTCGTCAGCGAGGCCGCGCTCACCACGGCGCTTCGGACCGTACGCCTGGCCGTGGGGGACACCGGTAGCCGGCAGCAGGTGATCCGCACAGTGCACCGGCGGGGTTACCAGTTCGTGGCTGCGGCTGCGGCTGCGGCTACGGTCCTCGAGGCGGGGGCGTCCGCCGGCCCCGGCCAAGGGGATGTCGTGAAGTCGACAGTGGTCGGCGAACCGCTCGGCGCCGACTGTCAGACCATCCGGTTCTGCCGGGCCGACGACGGCACCCGTATCGCCTACGCCTCCGTCGGCTCGGGCCCGCCTCTGCTCAAGGCGGCCAACTGGATGTCCCATCTCGACCTGGAGTGGACGACTCCGGTGTGGTCGCACTGGCTGGGCGGGCTCGCCCGCAAGCGCCGGCTGATCCGCTACGACGAGCGCGGGTGCGGCCTCTCCGACTGGGTGGTGCCCGGCTTCACGTTCGAGGACTGGGTCGACGACCTGGAGACCGTGGTCGATGCCGTGGGGCTCGACAGATTCCCTCTGCTCGGGGTGTCGCAGGGCGGTGCCGTGGCGGTGGCCTATGCCGTACGCCATCCGGAGCGAGTCAGCCGGCTGATCCTCGCCGGGGCCTACGCCCGAGGACGGCAGGTCCGGGCCCGAAGCGAGACCGAGAGCGCCGAGGCGGCCCTCGACCTGGATGTGGCCAGGGTGGGATGGATCCACCAGGACCCCAGATTCCTGCGGGTCTTCGCCTCCCAGTTCCTGCCCGATGGCACACCGGAGGACTGGGAGGAGTTCACCGCCTTCCAGCGGCAGACGACCTCGCCGTCCAACGGGGTCCATTTCCTTGAGGAGTTCGCCCGGATCGACGTGTCCGACATCGCCCACAGGGTGGCCTGTCCGACCCTGATCCTCCACTCCCGCGACGACGAGCGGGTGCCGGTCTCGCAGGCCAATGAGCTGGCCGCTCTCATTCCCGACAGCCGGCTGGTCCTGCTCAAGAGCCGCAGCCACCTGCTCACCGCGTACGAACCGGCCTGGGACGAGTTCCTGTCGCACATCGACGCCTTCCTGACCGAGTGA
- a CDS encoding GFA family protein has protein sequence MCSCEHCTRLSGAPAMAWVGFRKDALKWTGPGGEPTYFSTWPTLHRGSCRRCRTQLTSVADGSDMIMVAIFSLTRSAELTPVGHSYREEAAPWMAIALAPDPQRRT, from the coding sequence CTGTGCTCGTGCGAGCACTGCACGCGCCTGTCCGGTGCGCCGGCGATGGCGTGGGTCGGATTCCGCAAGGACGCGCTGAAGTGGACGGGCCCGGGAGGTGAGCCGACGTACTTCTCCACCTGGCCGACGCTTCATCGAGGGTCCTGCCGTCGCTGCCGCACCCAGCTCACCTCCGTCGCGGACGGCTCGGACATGATCATGGTGGCGATCTTCAGTCTCACCCGCAGCGCCGAACTGACCCCGGTCGGGCACAGCTACCGCGAAGAGGCCGCGCCCTGGATGGCCATCGCGCTCGCGCCCGACCCGCAGCGCCGGACATGA
- a CDS encoding IS5 family transposase yields MPAVPFCLLDPLWDQFAALLPVREGFSASHPLGCHRRRVSDRVVFEHVVLALVHGSGYERIASPGCSDRTIRRRVKQWAELGIAQRVHALALEAYDRMIGLGLAEMSVDGCITKAPSGGEKAGRSPVDRGKQGLKRSVASDACGVPLGIVSDGANRHDSPLLGPTLAAARTQVGAMPECVNVNLDRGYDSAKSRALLAELGFTAEIARKGIPAPIQAGKRWVVERTHSWMNAYGKLRRCTEKNGMVVDFYLHLAAVLVTLRMLIRRATSRYRWDSRPSTRRLK; encoded by the coding sequence GTGCCTGCGGTGCCATTTTGCCTGCTCGACCCCCTGTGGGACCAGTTCGCTGCTCTCCTGCCGGTGCGGGAGGGGTTCTCGGCGAGCCATCCGCTCGGGTGTCACCGCCGCCGGGTGTCGGACCGTGTCGTGTTCGAGCACGTCGTGCTGGCTCTGGTCCACGGTTCGGGGTACGAGCGGATTGCGAGTCCCGGGTGCTCCGACCGCACCATCCGACGACGCGTCAAACAGTGGGCTGAGCTGGGGATAGCACAACGAGTACATGCCTTGGCGCTGGAAGCGTACGACCGCATGATCGGCCTGGGTCTGGCCGAGATGTCGGTCGACGGCTGTATCACCAAGGCGCCGTCCGGCGGCGAGAAAGCGGGCCGCTCACCGGTGGACCGGGGCAAGCAGGGGCTCAAGCGCTCGGTCGCCTCCGATGCCTGCGGCGTTCCGCTCGGCATCGTCTCCGACGGAGCCAACCGACACGATTCGCCCCTGCTCGGCCCGACTTTGGCGGCCGCCCGCACCCAAGTCGGGGCGATGCCCGAGTGCGTCAACGTCAACCTGGACCGCGGCTACGACAGCGCCAAGTCCCGTGCCCTGCTGGCCGAGTTGGGCTTCACGGCTGAGATCGCCCGCAAGGGCATCCCGGCGCCGATCCAGGCCGGCAAACGCTGGGTGGTGGAGCGCACGCATTCCTGGATGAACGCCTACGGCAAGCTGCGGCGCTGCACCGAGAAAAACGGCATGGTCGTGGACTTCTATCTCCACCTCGCCGCCGTACTCGTCACGCTCCGCATGCTCATTCGACGCGCGACCAGCCGCTACCGCTGGGACAGTCGCCCGAGCACCCGACGCCTCAAGTGA
- a CDS encoding IS5 family transposase: MPAVPSCLLEPLWDQFAALLPMRDEYAPNHPLGCHRRRVADRVVFEHIVQALVHGSGYERISSPGCSDRTIRRRVKLWSQLGISEQVHALALEAYDRVIGLGLAEISVDGCITKAPSGGERAGRSPVDRGKQGLKRSVSSDAAGVPLGIVSAGANRHDSPLLGPTLQATKDQVGALPEEVNINLDRGYDSSRTRQLLEEFGFTGEIARKGVPAPIQAGKRWVVERTHSWMNGYGKLRRCTEKDGAAVDFYLYLAAAFVTLRMLIRRATNRYRWDDRPTTRRLK, from the coding sequence GTGCCTGCTGTGCCATCTTGCCTGCTCGAACCCTTGTGGGACCAGTTCGCAGCCCTGCTGCCGATGCGGGACGAGTATGCGCCGAACCATCCGCTGGGCTGTCATCGCCGCCGGGTGGCGGACCGGGTGGTTTTCGAGCACATCGTGCAGGCCCTGGTGCACGGCTCCGGCTACGAGCGGATATCGAGCCCTGGCTGCTCGGACCGCACGATCCGACGCCGCGTCAAACTCTGGTCGCAGTTGGGGATATCGGAGCAGGTCCATGCCCTGGCCTTGGAGGCGTATGACCGTGTGATCGGGCTCGGGCTGGCCGAAATCTCGGTCGACGGCTGCATCACCAAGGCACCCTCGGGCGGAGAAAGGGCCGGGCGCTCGCCGGTCGACAGAGGCAAGCAGGGCCTGAAACGGTCGGTGTCCTCCGACGCGGCCGGAGTGCCCCTGGGGATCGTCTCCGCTGGTGCCAACCGGCATGACTCGCCGCTGCTCGGCCCTACCCTCCAGGCTACGAAAGACCAGGTCGGAGCTCTGCCTGAGGAGGTGAACATCAACCTCGACCGCGGCTACGACAGCAGCAGGACCCGGCAGTTGCTGGAGGAATTCGGCTTCACCGGCGAGATCGCCCGCAAGGGCGTGCCCGCGCCGATCCAGGCCGGCAAGCGGTGGGTGGTAGAGCGTACCCACTCGTGGATGAACGGCTACGGAAAGCTGCGGCGCTGCACCGAGAAAGACGGCGCGGCTGTGGACTTCTACCTGTACCTCGCCGCTGCCTTCGTCACACTCCGCATGCTCATCCGTCGCGCGACCAACCGCTACCGCTGGGACGACCGCCCCACCACCCGGCGCCTCAAGTGA
- a CDS encoding ATP-dependent nuclease, which produces MQVQLVTLENFRGVKGGTVLLDGHSLLVGSNSVGKSTVCEGLELVLGPERMFRRPVVDEYDFYGGCYQEREGKLPEVRIEVVLTRLSDAAERRFGSHLRRWSARTSDFLDTVPDAVEDAETGEWCLPVVFLGRYDPQEDDFIGGTFFAHPESVPDVLDGEETGLGAGLKSFTREDKRHCGFLYLRPNRTGSRALTFQRGSLLDTIVRLEAELAGPLWEKALRDLEQVAVAAAESGFGKIRTEIRDRVDRFVSLGDTADPVDLKASELTREHLREVLRLFIATQPGPHAVPFNRLSTGSLNLLVFALLTYIAELKGDKSVIFAMEEPEIALPPHAQRRLIDFVVKRMGQVIVTSHSPYVIEKFEPSRIVMIGRDSEGALSSNRVVLPGDFKLKKYRDNRRQFAEAVLGRAVLVVEGAAEAALFPAVSDVLEADPAVTGYVPLDLAGVTIFDAQNDVSVPLFAPVFKGLGKPVYGIHDQPDKPLDAKAAAKTADFTHYTVLNYKSVEKLLVAEVPVDAQRRFLATVAQRTDYPSGCARPDPSATDPAVSALTYDVLWARKGDGYAALLIAECQGRSQLPAALADLLLQIDRDLGTSASGGETSDTAHSDETDED; this is translated from the coding sequence ATGCAGGTACAGCTCGTGACCCTGGAGAACTTCCGTGGCGTGAAGGGTGGGACTGTTCTCCTGGATGGCCACTCCTTGTTGGTCGGCTCGAACAGCGTCGGCAAGTCGACTGTTTGTGAGGGGCTGGAGCTCGTACTTGGGCCCGAGCGCATGTTCCGACGGCCCGTGGTCGACGAGTACGACTTCTACGGCGGGTGCTATCAGGAACGGGAGGGCAAGCTGCCCGAAGTGAGGATCGAGGTGGTCCTCACCCGTCTGTCCGACGCCGCTGAGCGCCGGTTCGGCAGCCATCTGCGCCGCTGGTCGGCGCGGACGAGCGACTTCCTCGACACGGTCCCCGACGCGGTCGAAGACGCCGAGACCGGCGAATGGTGCCTGCCGGTGGTCTTCCTCGGCCGCTACGACCCTCAGGAGGACGACTTCATCGGGGGCACGTTCTTCGCGCACCCCGAGAGCGTCCCGGATGTCCTTGACGGGGAGGAGACAGGGCTCGGCGCAGGGCTGAAATCCTTCACCCGGGAGGACAAGCGGCACTGCGGATTCCTCTATCTGCGGCCGAACCGTACCGGCAGCAGAGCACTTACTTTTCAGCGTGGCTCCCTCCTGGACACGATCGTCCGGCTGGAGGCAGAGCTGGCGGGCCCGCTGTGGGAGAAGGCGCTTCGTGATCTGGAGCAAGTCGCAGTCGCCGCGGCCGAATCTGGTTTCGGAAAGATCCGTACCGAGATACGCGACCGTGTCGACCGCTTTGTCAGCCTCGGCGACACTGCCGATCCGGTCGATCTGAAGGCGTCTGAACTCACCCGTGAACACTTGCGTGAGGTATTGCGCCTGTTCATCGCTACCCAGCCCGGGCCGCACGCCGTGCCGTTCAACCGGCTGAGCACCGGATCGCTGAACCTGCTGGTGTTCGCCCTACTCACCTACATCGCCGAACTCAAGGGCGACAAGTCGGTGATCTTCGCGATGGAGGAGCCGGAGATAGCGCTCCCGCCGCACGCGCAGCGCCGTCTCATCGACTTCGTGGTCAAACGCATGGGCCAGGTGATCGTCACCTCTCATTCGCCGTACGTGATCGAAAAGTTCGAGCCCTCCCGCATCGTCATGATCGGCCGCGACTCAGAGGGTGCACTCAGCAGCAACCGTGTCGTCCTGCCCGGTGACTTCAAGCTGAAAAAGTACCGCGACAACCGCCGGCAGTTCGCTGAGGCTGTCCTGGGCCGTGCCGTACTGGTGGTGGAGGGCGCTGCGGAAGCGGCCCTGTTCCCGGCCGTCTCGGACGTGCTGGAAGCGGACCCCGCTGTCACAGGCTACGTCCCTCTGGACCTTGCTGGCGTCACGATCTTCGACGCTCAGAACGACGTCTCTGTGCCCTTGTTCGCCCCCGTCTTTAAGGGACTGGGCAAGCCGGTCTACGGGATCCACGATCAGCCCGACAAGCCGCTCGACGCGAAGGCTGCGGCCAAGACTGCCGACTTCACGCACTACACGGTGCTCAACTACAAAAGCGTCGAGAAGCTGCTGGTCGCCGAAGTGCCGGTTGACGCCCAGCGTCGCTTTCTCGCCACCGTGGCCCAGCGCACGGACTATCCCTCCGGATGTGCACGCCCCGACCCGTCTGCCACGGACCCGGCCGTGAGCGCCCTCACTTATGACGTGCTGTGGGCCCGCAAGGGTGACGGCTATGCCGCGCTGCTCATCGCTGAGTGCCAGGGCCGCAGCCAACTCCCCGCTGCACTGGCCGATCTCCTTCTCCAGATCGACCGCGATCTGGGGACCTCCGCGAGCGGGGGAGAAACCAGCGACACAGCTCACTCGGACGAGACCGATGAAGATTGA
- a CDS encoding UvrD-helicase domain-containing protein encodes MKIDPVRQEILDAPGHLLIVGGPGCGKTTIALLKAQTRLAALEPEQRVAFLSFSRAAVRQITDRMSGVLDRASRQRLEVRTFHAFFLDVVRSHGRLLTGRPSSFIAPDRERQIQADFDGDWKSERHRLATEEGRYVFDLLAGTTATLLERSAALRALYSSIYPLIIVDEFQDTNTDQWRVIKALSGTSTVICLADPDQRIFDHLDGVEEQRLDDAVAHLAPKPFDLSKDNHRSPGGGLLDYANAILNNTLHPQPDNVRTWTYTPGYGVPWQTRVHKGVVAVRDHLATQLGRTPTIAVLASVNSLLGQVSETLDTDTDTGEITLPAVEHALQWDPELTAAAGYVVASIMEWPGLPRVEAVARTVQSLADFYRVKLTSGTVGARGKIKPLENGLVAFTSGKTIRSKSVKAVTAAYDAGISYIGQPVADWQTARDRLRGSSELGEVLKHTRLLRLLHATDAMAWGLSDAWDGQSAYSEAAATVRAVLAAESLTAAQQAPEPVSLMSMHRSKGKEFDGVVIVEGPYTGTLLDPRWDPERLRAQRRLLRVAITRARFVVLFVRPQGSQRLTGTR; translated from the coding sequence ATGAAGATTGACCCGGTCCGGCAAGAGATCCTCGATGCTCCCGGCCACCTTCTGATCGTCGGGGGCCCAGGCTGCGGCAAAACCACCATCGCTCTTCTCAAGGCCCAGACGAGGCTGGCCGCCCTCGAACCCGAACAGCGCGTAGCTTTCCTGAGCTTCTCGCGCGCCGCCGTACGCCAGATCACGGACCGGATGTCCGGAGTCCTGGACCGGGCCAGCCGCCAACGCCTGGAAGTACGAACTTTTCACGCCTTCTTCCTCGACGTCGTACGCAGCCACGGACGACTGCTCACCGGCCGGCCTTCTTCGTTCATCGCGCCCGACCGCGAACGGCAGATCCAGGCGGACTTCGACGGCGATTGGAAGAGCGAGCGCCATCGCCTCGCGACTGAGGAGGGCCGCTACGTCTTCGACCTCCTCGCTGGCACAACGGCGACCCTCCTGGAGCGTAGCGCCGCTCTGCGTGCCCTCTACAGCAGCATCTATCCACTGATCATCGTCGACGAGTTTCAGGACACCAACACCGACCAGTGGCGCGTGATCAAGGCTCTCAGTGGCACCTCCACCGTCATCTGCCTCGCCGACCCTGACCAGCGCATCTTCGACCACCTGGACGGCGTTGAAGAGCAGCGCCTCGATGACGCCGTGGCGCACCTCGCCCCCAAGCCCTTCGACTTGTCCAAGGACAACCACCGCAGTCCCGGCGGCGGACTGCTCGACTACGCCAACGCCATCCTGAACAACACCCTCCACCCTCAGCCAGACAACGTCCGCACCTGGACCTATACCCCTGGCTACGGCGTTCCTTGGCAGACCCGTGTCCACAAGGGGGTCGTCGCCGTGCGGGATCACCTCGCCACCCAGCTGGGGCGCACACCGACGATCGCCGTCCTCGCAAGCGTCAACTCCCTGCTGGGTCAGGTGTCCGAGACCCTCGACACCGACACCGACACCGGAGAAATCACACTTCCTGCAGTTGAGCACGCTCTGCAATGGGATCCCGAACTGACCGCAGCGGCTGGCTACGTCGTCGCGTCGATCATGGAGTGGCCAGGGCTACCTCGCGTGGAGGCTGTCGCCCGGACCGTGCAGTCCCTTGCCGACTTTTACCGGGTCAAGCTGACCAGCGGCACGGTCGGCGCACGCGGCAAGATCAAACCCTTGGAGAACGGGCTCGTCGCATTCACGTCTGGCAAGACCATCCGTTCCAAGAGCGTCAAGGCCGTGACCGCTGCCTACGATGCTGGGATCTCCTACATTGGGCAACCGGTCGCCGACTGGCAGACCGCGCGTGACCGCCTCCGCGGCTCCAGCGAACTCGGAGAAGTCCTCAAACACACACGCCTGTTGCGCCTACTCCACGCTACCGATGCGATGGCCTGGGGCCTGTCTGATGCCTGGGACGGCCAGTCCGCCTACAGCGAAGCCGCAGCCACAGTCCGCGCCGTCCTTGCCGCCGAATCCCTCACTGCAGCCCAACAAGCGCCAGAGCCAGTCTCCCTGATGAGCATGCACCGCTCCAAGGGCAAGGAATTCGACGGTGTCGTCATCGTCGAAGGACCCTACACAGGCACCCTGCTCGACCCCAGATGGGACCCTGAACGTCTGCGCGCCCAGAGACGCCTCCTGCGCGTCGCCATAACGCGAGCGCGCTTCGTGGTCCTCTTCGTCCGCCCTCAGGGCAGCCAACGTCTCACGGGAACGCGCTAA
- a CDS encoding DUF317 domain-containing protein, translated as MTVAPVSPGFSTTVEALRLREWQLGPGQPSLVMDQFSAEDFHLIVDDRADVHVSSKDGRFYLGWFPLGRPGTDGEGWTIAVTGTAKVPGYHLSFDTETPADVVAAAVARVLETSRRV; from the coding sequence GTGACCGTGGCTCCCGTGAGCCCTGGTTTCTCAACGACCGTCGAAGCCTTGCGGCTGCGCGAGTGGCAGCTCGGTCCCGGACAGCCCTCGCTCGTCATGGACCAGTTCTCCGCAGAGGACTTCCACCTGATTGTGGACGACCGCGCGGACGTACACGTCAGCTCGAAGGACGGCCGCTTCTACCTCGGCTGGTTCCCGCTCGGTCGCCCTGGCACCGACGGCGAGGGATGGACGATCGCCGTCACCGGCACAGCCAAGGTGCCCGGCTACCACCTGTCGTTCGACACCGAGACGCCGGCCGACGTCGTCGCCGCCGCCGTAGCGCGCGTGCTGGAGACCTCGCGTCGCGTATGA
- a CDS encoding DUF317 domain-containing protein, protein MEAPLYPDFPLDPSTPPGGQPAFWVGPRHLAGDDGRLYDAVADTLSGLGWTSLTIVRGRHEPDEAPEDRQVLRSTVLHISPDALRWAQWGLADEPFHLGDLPIAWQISARTDTSSPLASWSSYFTTDVPGEAVTDFLVALDARDQPAVSLAGPELVLDAVAAHGWLRDIDQPQAAATDPTFTSHISLGEVPPLIQDADPRALTTEADEAGPAGWQAWAEPALAAPCLWAASFGASVPHDLVADFAASLSSTAPVLRRVLPEATQARLLRAPAI, encoded by the coding sequence TTGGAGGCGCCCCTGTACCCCGACTTCCCGCTCGACCCTTCCACTCCGCCCGGCGGCCAGCCCGCGTTCTGGGTCGGGCCCCGGCATCTGGCCGGTGATGACGGGCGCCTCTACGACGCCGTCGCCGACACGCTTTCCGGCCTGGGCTGGACGAGCCTGACGATCGTCCGCGGACGGCACGAGCCGGACGAAGCACCGGAGGACCGCCAGGTCCTTCGCAGCACCGTCCTGCACATCAGCCCCGACGCCCTCCGCTGGGCGCAGTGGGGCCTGGCGGACGAGCCGTTCCACCTGGGCGACCTGCCGATCGCCTGGCAGATCTCGGCCCGCACGGACACGAGCAGCCCGCTCGCGTCGTGGTCGTCCTACTTCACCACCGACGTCCCCGGCGAGGCCGTGACCGACTTCCTCGTCGCGCTCGACGCCCGCGACCAACCCGCCGTGTCGCTCGCCGGCCCCGAGCTGGTCCTCGACGCCGTCGCCGCACATGGCTGGCTCCGCGACATCGACCAGCCGCAGGCGGCGGCAACGGACCCCACGTTCACCTCGCACATCAGCCTCGGCGAGGTGCCGCCCCTCATCCAGGACGCCGACCCGCGCGCCCTGACCACCGAGGCCGACGAGGCGGGTCCGGCCGGATGGCAAGCATGGGCCGAGCCCGCGCTCGCCGCACCCTGCCTGTGGGCGGCCTCCTTCGGGGCCAGCGTCCCGCACGACCTCGTGGCAGACTTCGCCGCCTCCCTCAGCTCGACCGCACCGGTCCTGCGCCGGGTGCTCCCCGAGGCCACCCAGGCTCGGCTCCTGCGCGCGCCAGCCATCTAA
- a CDS encoding relaxase/mobilization nuclease domain-containing protein, giving the protein MIPQIHKQGSHTLGLLYYLYGKGTHEEHVDPHLVASFDGMSPDPGRDTTATKKDLGQLLDQPLHLLAADQRPDKHVWHCSVRAAPDDPILTDEQWADIARRIVAATGIDPRDGAGCRWAAVRHADDHIHIVATLVREDGRRPDHHRSGKRAQAEARLIEKELGLRQVAPGDGTAAQRPTSAERHKAERQGRERTAREELRETVRRAVTGARSDEEFFDRLAAAGLLIRKRAAPSGDLLGYKVALPDDLNKDGEPVFYPGARLAPDLSLPRIRERWSGDTGTDPTPRQEEAVRTGPGTPAAARRRTASAAWQAVLVVEHGDDAVAAAHIAAAGEVLDALAKTSAAHTRRELRDAATAFERASRSHVRAVRGHDRALRQAARDLIHGGPALGRGEDGATTAMAIDMLFFLITAAAHWHARKGHAQQAEAAAQAAEHLRTAYQPAAAQPLGVLCQRGRRLSRPVLQRQTVLLREALPRLAEQILAELGWYALAATIAEAEAAGHDPAALLSDAVERRELDTAGSISDVLVWRLRRTADLPADVSALSENGTAGGRPATRRAATRPSVPGRRRSGEETPGTSR; this is encoded by the coding sequence TTGATTCCACAGATCCACAAGCAGGGCAGCCACACCCTGGGCCTGCTGTACTACCTCTACGGCAAGGGAACCCACGAGGAACACGTCGACCCGCATCTCGTCGCCTCCTTCGACGGCATGTCGCCCGACCCCGGACGCGATACGACAGCTACCAAGAAGGATCTCGGGCAGCTGCTCGACCAGCCCCTCCATCTCCTCGCCGCGGACCAGCGCCCCGACAAGCACGTGTGGCACTGCTCGGTGCGTGCCGCGCCCGACGACCCGATCCTGACCGACGAACAGTGGGCGGACATTGCCCGCCGCATCGTCGCCGCCACAGGGATCGACCCGCGCGACGGCGCGGGCTGCCGCTGGGCCGCCGTGCGACATGCCGACGACCACATCCACATCGTGGCCACCCTCGTGCGCGAAGACGGCCGACGCCCCGACCACCACCGATCCGGTAAACGGGCGCAGGCCGAAGCCCGTCTCATCGAGAAGGAACTCGGGCTCCGACAGGTCGCCCCCGGCGACGGCACCGCCGCACAGCGGCCCACCAGCGCCGAACGCCACAAGGCCGAACGCCAGGGCCGCGAGCGCACCGCCCGCGAGGAACTGCGCGAAACCGTACGGCGCGCGGTGACCGGCGCGAGGAGTGACGAGGAGTTCTTCGACCGGCTCGCCGCCGCCGGCCTACTGATCCGCAAGCGCGCCGCGCCCTCCGGCGACCTCCTCGGATACAAGGTCGCCCTGCCCGACGACCTGAACAAGGACGGCGAGCCGGTGTTCTACCCCGGCGCGCGCCTCGCCCCCGACCTCTCGCTGCCCCGCATCCGGGAGCGCTGGTCCGGCGACACCGGGACCGATCCGACTCCCCGGCAGGAAGAAGCAGTCCGCACGGGGCCGGGCACTCCGGCCGCCGCCCGCCGCAGGACGGCATCGGCCGCGTGGCAGGCCGTGCTCGTCGTCGAGCACGGCGACGACGCGGTCGCCGCCGCACACATCGCAGCGGCCGGCGAGGTCCTGGACGCGCTCGCAAAGACCTCCGCCGCCCACACACGCCGCGAACTGCGCGACGCCGCAACAGCGTTCGAGCGCGCCTCACGCTCCCACGTACGCGCCGTACGCGGACACGACCGAGCCCTGCGACAGGCAGCACGCGACCTCATCCACGGAGGGCCCGCCCTCGGCCGGGGCGAGGACGGCGCCACCACCGCGATGGCAATCGACATGCTGTTCTTCCTGATCACCGCTGCCGCGCACTGGCACGCGAGAAAGGGCCACGCCCAGCAGGCCGAAGCCGCCGCCCAGGCCGCCGAGCACTTGCGCACCGCCTACCAGCCCGCCGCCGCCCAGCCGCTCGGCGTGCTCTGCCAGCGCGGCCGACGTCTGAGCCGGCCGGTGCTCCAGCGGCAGACCGTGCTGCTGCGCGAAGCGCTGCCGAGGCTGGCCGAGCAGATCCTCGCCGAGCTCGGCTGGTACGCCCTGGCCGCGACCATCGCGGAAGCCGAAGCCGCCGGCCACGACCCGGCCGCGCTCCTGTCCGACGCCGTAGAGCGTCGCGAACTCGACACCGCGGGCTCGATCAGCGATGTGCTCGTGTGGCGGCTACGGCGGACGGCTGACCTGCCCGCCGACGTCTCGGCCCTGTCCGAGAACGGCACGGCAGGTGGTCGGCCCGCAACGCGCAGGGCGGCGACCCGGCCCTCCGTACCCGGCAGACGCCGCAGCGGGGAGGAGACACCGGGCACGTCCCGGTGA
- a CDS encoding plasmid mobilization protein, whose translation MTNPTRNGNTPEPDPDSNSVSGRARWRFGHSPDGAASEPVPAPGVAGPDWHQGAPDGKAATEGGSQPKAAHKGRARGRARPRDKKQRRAHSVRLNPSEHALIQAGADTAGMSVAGFLAYAGLAMARDQSRTAVAIATERDVLTELFAMRRQLGWAGSNLNQVAKILNSGGDVPQLTQVMADVHRAADAVRMAVDKVANRQADEAP comes from the coding sequence ATGACGAACCCCACCCGGAACGGCAACACCCCGGAACCAGATCCCGACTCCAACTCGGTCTCGGGGCGAGCAAGATGGAGGTTCGGACACTCCCCCGATGGGGCAGCGTCCGAACCAGTGCCCGCCCCTGGGGTGGCGGGGCCCGACTGGCACCAGGGGGCGCCAGACGGGAAGGCTGCGACCGAGGGCGGATCGCAGCCAAAAGCCGCCCACAAGGGGCGGGCCAGGGGGCGAGCGCGTCCGCGCGACAAGAAGCAGCGACGCGCGCACAGTGTCCGCCTCAACCCGTCCGAACACGCTCTCATCCAGGCCGGAGCAGACACCGCCGGTATGAGCGTGGCAGGGTTCCTCGCCTACGCCGGGCTAGCCATGGCCCGTGACCAGTCCCGTACGGCCGTCGCCATCGCCACCGAACGCGACGTGCTCACCGAACTGTTCGCGATGAGGCGGCAGCTCGGCTGGGCCGGCAGCAACCTCAATCAAGTAGCCAAGATCCTCAACTCCGGCGGTGACGTTCCCCAGCTGACCCAAGTGATGGCCGACGTTCACCGGGCGGCCGACGCGGTGAGGATGGCTGTCGACAAGGTAGCCAACCGGCAGGCAGACGAGGCGCCTTGA